Part of the Vigna unguiculata cultivar IT97K-499-35 chromosome 3, ASM411807v1, whole genome shotgun sequence genome, TACAAGGAGGCCAATATTTCACAGTTCTCTCTTTCGATTGTTCCTCTAACACAATGTTTGTTGTGCATTTTAacatttgaaaacaaatataaagggTTGTCCAGTGCACAAGGCTCTCACCTAGGATGTGGAGGGTAAATGCACGCAGCCTTAAACCCCCCACAAAGCAGAATTTTGTTTCCAGGACTTGAACCTGTGACCTCCAGGTCACAATGCAGCAACCTTTCTGTTGCTCCAAGGCTCACCCTCATTATCCATCTTGCATATTTAAATGGGATTCATAAAGGACCAAAACACCAATATATTCAAACGGGATGCACGTACCATAAGCAGTAATGCTAGGGTTTGTGTATGAACATACATAAACTTGTTGGACAAGATCAATATGTCTAAATGGGATATACAAGCTGCATAAAGGTTGTATGACATAATGTAATGTTAAGGTTAAGGTGTAGTGCTCATTAGTTGATGCAAGATACTAACTGAAATTACTTACTAATACtttcaccaaataaaaaaaaaaaaaaaaaaaaaaactatgggTTTGCTTAGACAAAACTTCTTCATGAGCactcataaaaaatgaaattcatttgtctataagctaaaattagtttatctataatgttttatttagacAAACTTTTCCATAAGGACTtctataagaaaaaagaagaaaaaatgagacAGGCTCCTCCGTAAGTCAACATTAACTTCTGTATAATGTAATTCATAGAAGATTTCTTATATGATTTCTctaaatttttgtttctctGCATAATGTAATTCATAGAAGctttcttataatatttctctatttttattttttcatttgtgCATAAGTTAAGTTTAAGATAAGGAGAAGTTCATTTCACTTTTTCCTCATAATTTTCTCTTCAAGAAGTCTTTATAAAGAAGTTTGTCCAATCATACTCTCCTAAGTTAATTTTGAAGAAACTTTTTCATATTAGCTTCTCCAAAAGCTAATTTTTTGACCTGTGTAAAAGCTTATCTcattttttcttgttcttttttattttttgttttaagatcattttgtttctcaaTTGTCTTCTTATCAAgcctaaaattaaaaaatttacatcacGTGCATGCTAAAAGcagaaaaatattcatattaacaTTCAGCAAGGGGAAAACTTACCATATGCATTTCCAATCTGGTTTTGATTTTCAAACCCGGCGGTGACAGCTATGCAAAGAACCATAAGGATCCAATTAATATCTGGAACATAAATCTGGCCAAGGAATTTCTTTGATGTATATACAACTTTTACTCTAGGGAAACATCCAAGAGCAAGGGCTTGCttaataattgaaaaagttgcagtTATTGTGGCTTGGCTTGCAACTATGGCTGCCAATGTTGCAACAATAAATACTGGCCAGTATATTTTATCTGCAATACTATGCATAATCAACATCTCATATAAAACCAAATAATAAATGAAGAACATATCTGCatcatcaaacaaaaaaaatagacaattcTTGTAATAGGTTATAAGGTGTAAAAAGATACCATGGCAGTGCAAAATATATAGGCAAGCAATGAGAAAAGACACAAGAAAGTTTGGTAGTCAAAAATCCAACAATTTACTGTAGCTATTACATAAGATTGGTGGTATTCCAGAGGTGCAAAATTTGCAATataaaattgagaacaaggGGAAGATAATTTAAGAATTGAATTAACCTCTATTTTGATTGTATTTCTTCCTGTATTTTTTCTTGGCTTAATATGTGTTTTGGTCCTAGCATTGACtccttttaaattaaatggaaACTAAATTGAGGACAAAAAGTTGAGGGGTCACATTGAATAAACGTCTCAAATATTGGGACCAAAAAACTTATTAAgcctttcttcttttctatagATTCCATTCTGTAGTACATTCAAAGGTATTTTACAGACTAAAATTAACTTAGATACTATAACAGTGCTCTAACAGTTACAATTATAAAGAGTCACATAAATACCACTAAATACTCTTAATAGACCTTCAAAGAAACATTCAATCTCCATTAGACACTCCTAAGAACACATTATTCAACAAAAAACATTAGCTAAATTCTGCaatagaaaaaatgagaagGTGCTGTGAGGAAAAACATATAACAGAACTAGCCCCCTATATCCAAAGTCTAACTTAACCAAAAGGCACAATACATCATTTATGACTCTCAATTATACTCAGTCTAATAATTAAGGCATGACCTTGTCCTTTTGGGATGTGTATTATCAGCTTACATTCATTTGAGTTGACAAGGACAAGTTAAATTTATAACACAAcctaaaaaaatacaagaatgaTTTCATTGTAACCTACAGAaagaaaagtataataaattaattaacataaatttgaaaatagtaGGGAAAAAAGGAGAGAAGCATCCATTAAGTTTTCAATTCTTAATGTGGCAATACACTTGTTGATTATCAGAATATATTCCTGAAACAGGTTTTTTGGGATAATTTTCTATCACACCTTTACTTCGTCACccataatcaaaatatatacacGCACACAGAAGAGCTAGATGTCAAGATAGAAAatagaaagtaaaaagaaaataaactccTAAACTTAGGCCAGGAAACAGAGAGTagttaaaatacaaattaaaaaaaaatattttaatagtaacATATCCGCAAATAATAGCCACATGATTCTGGAATCAATTTAACACCATGATTCTGGGATTttccaaaaattttcaaaatcttacAGGTAAATCACAATTCACAGACAAAAAATTCAATAGAGTGAAAAATGACTAACCTGGAATTGAACGGTAAAAAGCATCTTGAGAATGACTCAAATTATTCATAAGATAAGCCGCTTGACCAGAATAGGCTAAAAGAAGACAAGGAAATACAACTAGAGTAAATGCAAGCTGTACAGCTGAGACCGGAAAATGGGCTAGATCAGCAAAAAGAGCTTCTGTCCCTGATATAAGACATCACAAGACAATTTGTAcagtgaaaaattataaattgtcacttcatttattaataattctGAAATATGCAAgggaaatcaataacaataaaattgaatcataCCTGTTATGCTGAGCATGATCCCACCAAGGGAAGTCCAGCCTTCTTTTCCTCCTTTTCTAAAATAGCGATATATATATACTGGAGAAAAAGCTTTCAGAACACTGCTTCCGTACTTCCAGATGTTAAATATACCTATACTTCCAATTAGGAGAAACCAAAGAAGGACAATTGGAGCAAAGAGCCAACTAACTTTATCCGTCCCATAATGTTGCATGCTGAAGAACCCAACTAAAATTACCACAGCAACCAGCACTACAACACCTGTATTTCAGACAGAAAGAAGCTTTTCAAGACTTATGAGCTTAAAATGAATTCAAGCAATAAATACTTTCACACAGATATATGTCTTATTATAGTTGTAGGAAGGGAACATACCACTACTCATCCTAGGCTGGTTTACCTTGATGCCACCAACTGCTGATAAAACTACAATAGAAGATATGGTTATGAATCTCTTCTTGAAATAACTGGAGTTTGTTAAAGATGTTACTCATGAAACAAAACCCTATTAGCAATAATAACATTTGGTAAGGATCCCTTTGCAAATTTGCAACACAACATAATCAAACAAATggaattttttcttcaagaaacTAGAGGCTTGTTTTGATTTCAGAAAAAGTGTTTATTTTCTGTATCAGTAATACAAACATGTGACTTTATCTtcattatgtttattatattttcaaagatGTGTATATGAAATGGtgaaaacaatattttcaaacatatGTTACGTTAACACCTTGCTTTAATTTCTCCCTTCCATTTAATTTCTGACTCATTTGATCAACCTCGGACTAAAAGTAACTCAAGCTCATCTGAACATATCAAGCAAAGAAGATATGccagattaaaaattaaaatttacaatgaTATTTAAGCTCAAAAATTCTCTCTACCAAACCCAGCCTTAAATTTACCAGAATAGGAATATCAACAGGGGCCAACTAACCTGCTGTACAGCatattaagagaaaaaataaataaaaatactacatCCTTACAGGTTTCAAATGAATTTTATCCTTACAGCATAGTGTTTTATCAGAATCTTTCTAAAGTATACATTGGTGTGAGAATCCGATAACAGATAATAGAGTATTTTGCATATACCTATATATGGCGGGAAACATtagaaaaattgtaatttacATGAAAACTGAAACTAGGCACATGACAATCAGTAATACATCTActtgagaaaataaagaaagagagaaCCATATATTTTGAGAGCTTGAAAAGGTCTCTCTTAGGTGCTCATATTTGTATACAACAGATCTGTGATACAatgatgaaaaaggaaaaagtaaaCGACAAGTAATCCTAGATACAGATAGATACTACCCAAAACAGCATTTGAATAAAGCTTATTTAATCTATTCTAAcacatataattaaaagaaagtcATACTCCTAAGAAGTAATGAACCAAGTGGAAAGAACACAGGTTTTCTACGTAGTGTACTAAGATGAGGAATTCCTTGTCCCTCTCAAGCTTCAATTTGAAATACATCTTTGTTGCCTACTCTATTATTACAAGTAGCATACAAGGTCATTTTACCAATAATTTATATCCACATCATTGTCCTTTTTTGTCATCccaaaaaatgaatttgtaattaattaccTTCCACAGTTTGGTAAGTCAGCACACTATGCACAGATAGTATTTAGAAGCACATGCATTGATAGATATCTTTGGTAAACAACAAGCAAGCTCAAactattgaaatataaaatgggAATAAGATCAGCTACAGAAAGAAGGCATACCAGATATAGCTGGGGTAAGAATCCCATCTCCAATAACCATGCAGGTGCCAACAAGAACAAGAATAAGAATGACACTCCTTGCAGATTCTTGTTCTTCTAACCATCTTTTCGATTTTGCAGCAAAGGACCTTTCATGGAAGGTAGACCGACTATATGTTGTTAGCTCTTCATCAGTTCGATGCTGGTTGGGAAGGGTTTTTATCTTTGCATGTCGGCAAAGCAAGGAATAAAGTGCAAATGTTCCACCTGTTCCACAAATGTCAGTTTGATTAAACTTCATTAAAGCTCAGCAGTTTGAAGTAAGCATATCTATATAATGCaacctatatgagaaaaaaaagaacacttgtgaattttaattaaaattatgaaaggaAACTGAATTGTTTATCAATTGACAAGACACTTGTCAGTGAAAAATGAAACATCACCATTCTTCACTAAACTGTAAATCTGATATACTTATAAGGAATTTTAACTATGAATAATAAAAGCTGCAATATCCAAGGGAAGGCATAAAGCAAGGGGAAAATTTTCTGATATTAGGATATCCCTCCCATTTCAGATTTTTTTCTCGCTATCATATGGGATATAAATATTTAGTACAGAGTGTATGTTGTGGTAATCTTCTTTACAGAGAATATCATTAAAACCAGATTCACGAAGCTGAGTTGTTCACTtagaaaagttataattttgtaCTAAGTATTATCTTAAACATATACAccaaaaatgaacaaaataatcCATACCTTGCCCATTGTCATTCGCTCTTAAtacaacaaaaacatatttgagGAGTGGTACCAAGGTAAGAGAGTAGATAATCAAAGAAAGAGCTCCGATTACATCCTCCTGATCTTTCACTCCATTAGGAAATGTATTGTAGAAAACATACAAGGGTGAAGTGCCCAAGTCTCCATAAACTACCCCAAGACTCTGAAATGAAAGCCGCAGGAGCAACAGTGCAGAAAATTTCTGAACAAATAAAACTGTATTAACAAAGAATTCCATACCAAATCTCTTAAAAGCTTGTTAATGCATCTATATCTGCGTAACACCAGAATAGCTGGATTTCCTTATCAAATTGACATTAAGCACTCAAGTAGCTTAAgtattttccatttaaataaGGTTTCAAATTGTTGTAACAGTTGTGGCCATAGTTGGAAAAATTGCATTCTAACGCAGTTGATATGCAGCCCAACTGCAATTGCTCTAAGTATTTGTCTACTGAACGAGACAAATCTGGTTTCAAATTCATCACAAATCTTGATGTTGTAGGACGTTGTGGACAAATGTGGCTGATGCAGACCCAATTGCAGCTGTAGAGAGTTCAAAACCTTGACTTTGCAAACAAATTACAGTTGCTGACCGGTTTCAAATATATGCTCTGTAGTGCATTTAAAAACAGAGAATCTTTCTTGATTCGAAGGAAAACACTAGTTTTCGTTTAATTTGTGTTCTAATGAAGTCCTTGACAATAGCAATTAAGAATACAATTTAGTGGACTGAAACTAATAACAAGAGCAGAGAAACAAAATTAGGGTTACTGTATGCTTCAAAGAGAATGCTTCCTAATTCAAACCATGAGCAACCAGTCACTAAGGCATAACAACACGGTTGTGTCAGGGCTGCCTCAGTGAGGATAGCTATATTAGTTAATGTCGGATTGACAATTCAACATcgcaattattaatttttgtaaagttAAGAAAGAACCATAGTTATAAGTAATGAGGCATTAATGACAAGATAAATTCAGTAAGAGAAAGAATGTAAAACCAAGTTGCAATGACTCAATGAGGCAACATACTTTTTCTCTGTACATATTTTTAAGCCTTCCTGCCTCTTCATCCATAGGCTGGTCAAGCTTCTGATCCAAATCCCACATGCTACCTTTGATATCACTATCTTCATCAGTGTCTACTCTTGAACCCATTTTCAGCTCAGATACTTGTAGGTTTCTAACCAGTAACCCTATTCAGCCTTATATTCTCCTTTTTCAAGAGTCGCTCCACccttaagaaaattaaacagAAAAAGTTGACACAAAAACCTTCAGGCCTTAAATTTGAAGTCATTTGAAGTCCATGGCAACGGGAACCACGGATCCAAACCACCCTAAAACAtctggaaaagaaagaaaaagtgaatGAGAGGTTCATAGCATCTATGAAAAAGAGATGACAGTAAAAATGGCAACCCAAAAACGAAAATCAACACAAAAATCTATACCTTATAAATTGATCCAGTCTCGGACTACCAAAAACTTAATCAGAAACTAGGATAAAAAGTATCAATTTTTTCCAAGcctacatacatatacatatgcATGGTAGAATACAAATTAAGATTGAAAACTATCTTGATCAGAAAAAATACCctaatgaaaaagtaaaatttgtaacAGAGAAACGCAAATTTGGTCCATGCAACCATACCCTTTTGATGAAAAACAGGAAAAATTGTATGCAGGTGTTATCTGATCCAAGCCTCACCTGTTGTTGCATAATCTGATAATTGCTGCTGAAATTTCCACAGTGAATTGTCTGAAAAAAGTTTTCTTTAGTTCCTTCCAGGTCTTGAAAACTAAAATCCCATCTCAATCTGAGTCCTGAAAATTTAAGGGATGAGCAACGACATGCAAGGCTCTTCACTGGAAATGAAGATTGCAACAGAACAGAAACAGAGAGTCCTTCTGCTGAGCTTGTATTAGCTTTTTACGGTAAGTGAGCACTATTTCTCTTGAAAGCTAGCAGACAAAAAATCTCAGAGTGATAGAGAGAGAGGGACAAACCCAGAAGAACTAAACTATAATATAGAGAGAGAATGAGTGTGTGAGTATGTAGAACAGGGAGATGAGAGAGAGAGACTTGAATGTGGGACCAAAgagtaattttcttttttaattttttgtttttgtattattatttttatttattttatactttttaccATCGTTCTGTTTTTTGGGGTCCTCTGTGctgttattaaatattactaatcagAATTCAGGTGCACAttgaaaatagtaataaaataaaaaaaggttcCAGAATTGGCCAAGTTGGATCAAAAGTTTTACGAGCAGTTTATTGCATTCTTTTGGGTGGCTAATGTGTAATTGGTCAAGAGTTTGTTTGAGTAAATTATTTAAGAGATTAAATTCTtcgattgattttttttatacacatgACTTCTATCATCGAATGTTAATTATATACTTAAAAGAATAGAGTTGTCAACATTACCGTGCTGTTTTTAGTTACTGTGTTTGAGAATATAAGACAAATtactaaaatgttttttttttcttttactcttaaaaatgttttttaatccatatataattacaaaataattgaaaGTATTCATTTTGAATTGGGCATCTTTGTCATCATTTCGTCATTAACATACTTTATAAGTCTTATGTGGTTTTTTCAACTATCAAATTAAGATTGTTTGTTTTACTTATGGTAGGTAAGCTTTTGAATGATGGTTTTGGTCCA contains:
- the LOC114177968 gene encoding potassium transporter 10-like — protein: MGSRVDTDEDSDIKGSMWDLDQKLDQPMDEEAGRLKNMYREKKFSALLLLRLSFQSLGVVYGDLGTSPLYVFYNTFPNGVKDQEDVIGALSLIIYSLTLVPLLKYVFVVLRANDNGQGGTFALYSLLCRHAKIKTLPNQHRTDEELTTYSRSTFHERSFAAKSKRWLEEQESARSVILILVLVGTCMVIGDGILTPAISVLSAVGGIKVNQPRMSSGVVVLVAVVILVGFFSMQHYGTDKVSWLFAPIVLLWFLLIGSIGIFNIWKYGSSVLKAFSPVYIYRYFRKGGKEGWTSLGGIMLSITGTEALFADLAHFPVSAVQLAFTLVVFPCLLLAYSGQAAYLMNNLSHSQDAFYRSIPDKIYWPVFIVATLAAIVASQATITATFSIIKQALALGCFPRVKVVYTSKKFLGQIYVPDINWILMVLCIAVTAGFENQNQIGNAYGTAVVIVMLVTTFLMILIMILVWRCHWILVLIFTSLSLIVECTYFSSVLFKVDQGGWVPLAIAGAFLVIMSVWHYGTVKRYEFEMHSKVSMAWILGLGPSLGLVRVPGIGLVYTELASGVPHIFSHFITNLPAIHSVVVFVCVKYLPVYTVPEEERFLVKRIGPKNFHIFRCVARYGYKDLHKKDDDFERKLFDNLFTFVRLESMMEGCSDSDEYSLYGQQIEHPRDGLLHNNGSTVSSNMDLTMSSVDSIVPVRSPHHMNITVRSSGQTSNQTEVDELEFLNSCRDAGVVHILGNTVVRARRESRFYKKIAVDYIYAFLRKICRENSVIFNVPHESLLNVGQIFYV